A stretch of the Desulforamulus ferrireducens genome encodes the following:
- a CDS encoding rubrerythrin family protein: MSTEKNLKAAFAGESQANRKYLAFAAKADQEGYPAVAKLFRAAAEAEALHALSELKALGGIKSTAENLQEAINGETYEFTEMYPGFIETAEAEGNNLAKRAFHFANEAEKVHAELYKKALAALESKEDFDYYLCPVCGYIHERTAPEKCPICGANGSAFKNLG; this comes from the coding sequence ATGTCCACTGAAAAAAATCTGAAAGCTGCCTTTGCTGGGGAATCCCAGGCAAACCGCAAATATTTGGCCTTTGCTGCTAAAGCTGATCAGGAAGGTTATCCAGCAGTTGCCAAGTTATTTAGGGCTGCAGCTGAAGCGGAAGCACTTCATGCGTTAAGTGAATTAAAGGCTTTAGGGGGCATTAAGTCCACAGCAGAGAATTTACAAGAGGCCATTAATGGTGAAACCTATGAGTTTACCGAAATGTATCCTGGCTTTATTGAAACCGCAGAGGCTGAGGGCAATAATCTGGCCAAGAGAGCTTTCCACTTTGCCAACGAAGCGGAAAAGGTACACGCCGAACTCTATAAAAAAGCCCTGGCAGCCTTAGAAAGCAAAGAAGATTTTGATTACTACCTCTGCCCTGTCTGTGGCTATATTCATGAACGCACTGCCCCGGAAAAATGTCCCATTTGTGGCGCCAATGGAAGTGCATTCAAAAATCTAGGTTAA
- a CDS encoding carbohydrate kinase family protein, whose amino-acid sequence MKPKVAVIGTTFMDCKGFAKQQYDPLGRNLGHIRFFHGGVGRNVVENLAYLGLSTYFVSTVDNSALGQEVINRLKRTKVNTEFLTTVEEKGMGMWLAILDQKGDLAGSISQMPDLSLLEKHIHEHGHQMMETCSHVVLELDLNKNISYQVVKLAQTFGKPVYGLPGNLEVVLNHQELLLFTDCFICNEIEAAKLFGQNILGQEIAVIQNELKTFVSNAKMKAMVVTLGDRGAVFYDRQREESGYQPALPTRVVDSSGAGDAFFSGTVWGLTYERPLCEAVIYGTKVASWTIQVDENTCSVIPDMMRKDEHFKAMLKLLNKAAG is encoded by the coding sequence ATGAAACCAAAAGTAGCTGTTATTGGTACCACCTTTATGGACTGTAAAGGGTTTGCCAAACAACAATACGACCCCTTGGGTCGAAATCTCGGTCATATCCGCTTTTTCCATGGTGGTGTGGGTCGCAATGTGGTAGAAAATCTTGCCTACCTGGGGCTATCCACCTATTTTGTTTCCACCGTGGATAACTCTGCCTTGGGGCAAGAGGTTATTAACAGGCTGAAGAGAACCAAGGTCAATACAGAGTTTTTAACCACAGTGGAAGAAAAGGGCATGGGCATGTGGTTGGCTATATTAGATCAAAAGGGTGACTTGGCCGGGTCTATATCACAAATGCCTGATTTGAGTCTCTTGGAAAAACATATCCATGAACATGGGCACCAAATGATGGAAACCTGTAGTCACGTGGTGCTGGAGTTGGATCTGAATAAAAATATCTCTTATCAAGTGGTTAAGCTTGCCCAAACCTTTGGCAAGCCTGTCTATGGCCTACCTGGTAATTTAGAGGTAGTATTAAATCATCAGGAACTGCTGCTTTTTACAGATTGTTTTATATGTAACGAAATTGAGGCGGCCAAGCTTTTTGGCCAGAATATCCTTGGTCAGGAGATTGCTGTCATCCAAAATGAATTAAAAACCTTTGTCAGTAATGCTAAAATGAAAGCCATGGTAGTAACCTTGGGGGATAGGGGAGCTGTCTTCTATGATCGCCAAAGGGAGGAAAGTGGTTATCAACCGGCCTTGCCCACCCGGGTGGTGGATTCCAGTGGTGCCGGTGATGCCTTTTTCTCGGGAACGGTTTGGGGTTTAACTTATGAACGTCCCCTGTGCGAAGCGGTGATATATGGTACAAAGGTAGCCTCTTGGACAATCCAGGTTGATGAAAACACCTGCTCTGTTATTCCTGATATGATGCGTAAGGATGAACATTTTAAGGCTATGTTAAAACTGTTAAATAAGGCAGCTGGCTAA
- a CDS encoding copper amine oxidase N-terminal domain-containing protein: MKKLLSLLSTAVLVFCLAGSALAAPVKQAIFYLNQSYYQIDTVHHTMDAAPFIENNRTYVPIRYLSYACGLTDQDVVWDEVFQTIKLSQGDKVLQLQVNIDQAIVNDLVYDLDVAPVVKNGRTYLPARFIAESLGFEVTWDEKRRTVLITPTSK; encoded by the coding sequence ATGAAAAAATTACTTTCCTTACTAAGCACGGCGGTTCTGGTCTTCTGTCTTGCCGGCAGTGCCCTGGCTGCGCCAGTAAAACAAGCAATCTTTTATTTAAACCAAAGTTATTACCAGATAGATACTGTCCATCATACCATGGATGCAGCACCATTTATTGAAAACAACCGAACCTACGTACCCATCCGCTATCTTTCCTATGCCTGTGGCTTAACCGATCAAGATGTAGTATGGGATGAGGTTTTCCAAACGATTAAATTATCCCAGGGTGACAAGGTTTTACAACTACAAGTAAATATCGACCAAGCCATTGTCAATGATTTGGTTTATGATCTGGATGTGGCACCTGTCGTGAAAAATGGACGCACCTATTTGCCTGCGCGTTTTATAGCCGAATCCCTCGGTTTTGAGGTAACCTGGGATGAAAAAAGGAGAACCGTTTTAATTACACCAACCAGTAAATAG
- a CDS encoding menaquinone biosynthetic enzyme MqnA/MqnD family protein, translated as MARIRFGQVDNLNTMPVYYAFEEGLVSFEGELIKGAADKLKELFLAGQLEVSTISSIDYPGNINNCLILPNVSVNADGQIHSILLFSHLPVTELDRKVVNVSGFSGSSGALLKVLFDHYYHVEAKLCTMPPNLERMMAQGDGALLVGEEALRAYVQVKQEGLPYQVTDLGEVWKQFTGERMIYDLWVVRKDFAQDNPELVNSLCLAIQEAKQHFPANLPFILEKCRRRTGLSLEILEQYFQTINNDFAEDHRHALLTYYDYCYKSGLIDERVRLSVWGDENI; from the coding sequence TTGGCCAGAATTAGGTTTGGCCAGGTTGATAATCTGAACACAATGCCGGTTTATTATGCCTTTGAGGAAGGTTTAGTGTCCTTCGAGGGTGAGCTTATTAAAGGGGCTGCAGATAAGCTAAAGGAATTATTTTTAGCTGGGCAGTTAGAGGTATCAACAATCTCTTCCATTGATTATCCTGGTAATATAAATAATTGCCTAATACTACCCAATGTTTCTGTAAATGCCGACGGACAGATACATAGTATTCTGTTGTTCAGCCATTTACCCGTTACCGAACTGGATAGAAAGGTGGTCAATGTCTCGGGTTTTTCAGGTTCCTCGGGGGCTTTATTAAAGGTGCTTTTTGATCACTACTACCATGTGGAAGCCAAGCTATGCACCATGCCACCTAACTTAGAGAGAATGATGGCCCAAGGAGATGGGGCTTTACTGGTGGGTGAGGAGGCCCTGCGTGCCTATGTACAGGTGAAGCAGGAGGGGTTGCCCTATCAGGTAACTGACCTTGGTGAGGTATGGAAGCAGTTTACCGGTGAAAGGATGATTTATGACCTCTGGGTAGTGCGCAAGGATTTTGCCCAAGATAATCCTGAACTGGTAAATTCCCTTTGTCTGGCCATACAGGAAGCTAAACAACATTTCCCGGCCAATCTGCCTTTCATTTTGGAAAAATGTAGACGCCGCACCGGTCTGTCGTTAGAAATACTAGAACAATATTTCCAAACCATTAATAATGATTTTGCCGAAGACCATCGCCATGCGTTATTAACCTACTACGATTATTGCTATAAGAGTGGTTTAATTGATGAACGTGTTCGTTTGTCAGTTTGGGGCGATGAAAATATATAG
- a CDS encoding polyprenyl synthetase family protein produces MMLGDVLEEIKEDLNYIYSNINSNLSIKAGQIGDYAHLELSSLDKCLRPAVVLLVGRLYNCKSPKLLSLGAIIQYIFMASRIHQNIPETRQTQEVDPRDGTQFPVLIGDYLYGKFFTTLCDAEILHLLRPLAEIIGRIHEGGILDRTNLHRKEDNHQLAAEIIKLETAELFAGAARLAGELAEAPEEDLQLLYEFGLNIGMGYGLKEKTGLSVKYFQQALMILEKLPNCPDKVMLENLVRVLQINDIRMVV; encoded by the coding sequence ATGATGTTGGGCGATGTTTTAGAAGAAATTAAAGAAGACCTAAATTATATATATAGTAATATTAACAGCAATTTATCGATTAAAGCCGGACAAATTGGTGATTATGCCCATTTGGAGCTATCCTCTCTGGATAAATGCTTACGGCCGGCGGTAGTTCTCTTGGTAGGTAGGCTATATAACTGTAAGTCCCCTAAGTTACTTTCTTTGGGCGCTATTATCCAGTATATTTTTATGGCCTCTCGTATTCACCAAAACATTCCGGAAACCCGGCAGACACAAGAAGTAGATCCCCGGGATGGCACCCAGTTTCCTGTGTTGATTGGCGACTACCTTTATGGTAAATTTTTCACAACCCTTTGTGATGCAGAAATACTACATCTTTTACGCCCCTTAGCCGAAATTATTGGGCGTATTCACGAGGGCGGTATCTTAGACCGTACCAACCTCCATCGCAAAGAAGATAATCACCAACTAGCTGCTGAAATAATTAAATTGGAAACTGCTGAGTTATTTGCTGGCGCCGCACGTTTGGCAGGAGAACTGGCCGAGGCGCCGGAAGAAGATTTGCAATTGCTTTATGAATTTGGCCTTAACATAGGAATGGGCTATGGCTTAAAGGAAAAAACCGGTTTAAGTGTTAAATATTTTCAACAAGCCTTAATGATATTGGAAAAACTTCCCAATTGTCCTGATAAAGTGATGCTGGAAAACCTGGTAAGAGTGTTGCAAATAAACGATATTCGCATGGTTGTCTAA
- the speD gene encoding adenosylmethionine decarboxylase, whose amino-acid sequence MKHLGRHVLAEIYGCDFDILNDVKKVEEIMVNAALESGAEVREYVFHKFSPQGVSGVVVISESHLAIHTWPELGYAAVDVFTCGDSVNPWDACNFLTREFGAKDMAAQETKRGILPGMVPTLVAVNS is encoded by the coding sequence ATGAAACACTTGGGCCGCCATGTCTTGGCTGAAATCTATGGCTGTGACTTTGACATCCTCAACGATGTGAAAAAGGTTGAGGAAATTATGGTGAACGCAGCACTGGAATCGGGGGCTGAGGTCCGCGAGTATGTCTTTCATAAATTTAGTCCTCAGGGCGTTAGTGGCGTAGTTGTAATCAGTGAAAGCCACCTAGCCATTCATACCTGGCCTGAATTAGGCTATGCAGCGGTTGATGTCTTTACCTGTGGTGATTCAGTGAACCCCTGGGATGCATGCAATTTCTTAACCAGAGAATTTGGTGCGAAGGATATGGCTGCTCAAGAGACTAAGAGAGGAATCCTGCCTGGTATGGTGCCAACTTTGGTGGCCGTAAATTCATAG
- a CDS encoding glycosyltransferase family 4 protein, translating to MKPLSKIKILHVVRPAAGGLKNHLINLVRYTDKNKFDVTVACPPNCPLFEELTSLGIKTLPIPLLGELSPTKDYAVVRTLVKYLHQSGTTILHAHSSKGALVGRIAAIIARTPVVLFTVHNSIFYEEWPQWKKSLFAYVERLLARFTDRIITVSEALKQELIENEKIPAKQISTIYNGIEVDKFTAKVDMLSIRKELNIPELGPVIGTIARLAPQKGVTYFLKAASLLKEYQVNFLVVGDGPLRESLEQEVIELGLQKRVVFTGNRENIADILSMMDIFVLPSVTEGLPLTILEAMAAGKPVVATRVGGVPEAIVEGKTGLVVAPRDPEALAVALAGMLSERDKLIRMGLNGQKHVVEKFTIQHMVDRTTELYTQLLANKKLSADGVQGQQETDRHGMEG from the coding sequence GTGAAACCATTGTCCAAAATAAAAATATTGCACGTGGTAAGACCCGCCGCGGGAGGTTTGAAAAACCACCTGATTAACCTAGTGCGGTATACAGATAAAAATAAGTTTGATGTTACTGTGGCCTGCCCTCCCAATTGTCCTTTATTTGAAGAACTAACCAGCCTGGGCATAAAAACCTTGCCTATTCCCCTATTGGGAGAACTTTCGCCAACCAAGGATTATGCAGTGGTGCGTACCTTAGTCAAATATCTGCACCAATCGGGCACCACTATACTGCATGCTCATAGTTCCAAGGGCGCTCTGGTGGGACGTATAGCCGCCATTATAGCCAGAACACCGGTGGTACTATTTACAGTCCACAATAGTATCTTTTACGAGGAATGGCCTCAATGGAAAAAGAGTTTGTTTGCCTATGTAGAGCGTTTGCTGGCCCGCTTTACAGATAGAATTATCACTGTTTCGGAGGCGCTTAAGCAAGAATTAATAGAGAATGAAAAAATCCCGGCTAAACAGATTTCTACTATTTATAATGGTATAGAAGTTGATAAGTTTACTGCCAAAGTGGATATGCTCAGCATTAGAAAGGAACTTAACATTCCTGAACTGGGGCCGGTTATCGGTACCATTGCCCGTTTGGCCCCCCAGAAGGGAGTCACTTATTTTTTAAAGGCTGCTTCCCTGCTGAAGGAGTACCAGGTCAATTTTTTGGTGGTGGGAGACGGCCCCCTGAGGGAATCCTTGGAACAGGAAGTTATTGAATTAGGTTTGCAAAAAAGAGTGGTTTTTACCGGGAATCGAGAGAACATAGCCGATATCCTATCCATGATGGATATCTTTGTTTTACCATCTGTTACCGAAGGTTTGCCATTAACCATTTTGGAAGCCATGGCGGCAGGGAAACCGGTAGTGGCTACCAGAGTAGGGGGAGTACCTGAGGCCATTGTGGAAGGTAAAACAGGCTTGGTGGTAGCACCCAGGGATCCGGAAGCCCTGGCCGTGGCTTTGGCAGGTATGTTGTCTGAGAGAGATAAATTAATCAGAATGGGCCTTAATGGTCAAAAACATGTGGTAGAGAAGTTTACCATTCAGCATATGGTCGATAGAACCACAGAACTTTATACTCAATTATTAGCTAATAAGAAACTCTCAGCTGACGGTGTGCAAGGTCAACAAGAAACAGACAGACATGGCATGGAGGGATAA
- a CDS encoding ferredoxin produces the protein MKAVVDQDLCISCGACIDVCPEVFDWNDEEKAHAIVDEVPDGQEEQAKEAAEGCPTDAIKIS, from the coding sequence ATGAAAGCGGTGGTAGATCAGGACCTTTGCATTAGCTGTGGTGCCTGTATTGATGTTTGTCCGGAAGTTTTTGATTGGAATGACGAAGAAAAGGCGCATGCTATTGTTGATGAGGTACCCGATGGGCAGGAAGAACAGGCCAAGGAAGCGGCTGAAGGCTGCCCCACTGATGCTATCAAGATAAGTTAA
- a CDS encoding ASKHA domain-containing protein, which yields MHEKRVKVSFHPGGQCIEVPVGTTILAAARLAGVNLTAPCGGNKGCGRCLVKVYSQQKENWLLACRTVVVEELLVELNTQPPIILATGEGTEVALEPAITYDVRGELKHRRNLPLLPQEQPGEDVLGLAVDVGTTTLVAYLYNLLDGRLLAVHSLVNGQQIFGADVISRLGYALQGADKYRQLRQRLLDDINHLAESCCRAAETRTGLVREMVLVGNTAMMHFFLDLPIEGLAVAPFKPRQRGSCYRSAVELGLTALPRAVCYVPPIIGSFVGSDALAAALAQDFGRQGTALLVDIGTNGEILLQAGERLLAASVPAGPALEGAGIECGMVAAAGAISKVTIDFDVHTEVIGGGRATGICGSGLVDALAEMLRLGIIDRAGQLLPPSQVPPVVSFKVKQRLQQVGDNISFFLTEQVYISQRDIRAVQLAKAAVAAGIKLLLKEAGLSKQALSQILLAGGFGTYLNPNNALRIGLLGKTANTTKLQQVGNAAGVGAVLLLLSYPARQRAEQLSQKFSHYELATNAHFQTVFLEQMAFPANR from the coding sequence TTGCATGAGAAGAGGGTAAAAGTGTCCTTCCACCCGGGGGGGCAGTGTATCGAGGTGCCGGTGGGTACCACCATTTTGGCAGCTGCCAGGCTGGCAGGTGTGAACCTAACCGCTCCCTGTGGCGGCAACAAAGGCTGTGGCAGGTGTTTGGTTAAGGTATACAGCCAACAAAAGGAGAACTGGCTCTTAGCCTGCAGAACAGTGGTGGTAGAGGAGCTGCTGGTGGAGCTTAATACACAGCCACCCATCATTTTGGCCACAGGAGAGGGAACAGAGGTAGCCCTGGAACCGGCCATTACATACGATGTCAGGGGTGAGCTGAAACACAGGCGGAACCTTCCTTTGTTGCCCCAGGAACAGCCAGGGGAGGATGTTCTGGGGCTGGCAGTGGATGTGGGCACAACTACCCTGGTGGCTTACCTCTATAATTTACTGGATGGTCGTTTGTTGGCAGTGCATTCACTGGTGAACGGCCAACAAATATTTGGCGCGGATGTTATTTCCCGGCTGGGTTATGCCCTGCAAGGGGCAGATAAATACCGGCAGCTCAGGCAAAGGCTGTTGGACGATATTAACCATTTAGCTGAGAGTTGCTGCCGTGCGGCAGAGACCAGGACAGGCTTAGTCAGAGAGATGGTTTTGGTTGGCAATACTGCCATGATGCATTTTTTCTTAGATCTACCCATAGAAGGCTTGGCGGTTGCTCCCTTTAAGCCCCGGCAAAGGGGTTCCTGTTATCGGTCAGCTGTTGAATTGGGACTAACGGCGTTGCCCCGGGCTGTCTGCTATGTACCTCCCATTATTGGCAGCTTCGTGGGTTCTGACGCTCTGGCAGCGGCTTTGGCCCAAGATTTTGGCCGTCAGGGGACGGCTTTGTTAGTGGATATTGGTACCAACGGAGAAATACTGCTGCAGGCCGGAGAAAGACTGCTGGCTGCCTCGGTACCTGCCGGGCCCGCTTTGGAGGGGGCTGGTATAGAATGTGGTATGGTTGCAGCGGCGGGAGCTATCAGTAAAGTTACCATTGATTTTGATGTTCATACCGAGGTTATAGGTGGCGGACGGGCTACCGGGATTTGTGGTTCGGGACTGGTGGATGCCTTAGCTGAAATGCTGCGCTTAGGAATAATTGATAGGGCAGGTCAACTGCTTCCCCCTTCGCAGGTGCCACCGGTGGTTAGTTTTAAAGTCAAACAACGTCTGCAGCAGGTGGGAGATAACATAAGCTTTTTCTTGACTGAGCAGGTTTATATTAGCCAAAGGGATATTCGGGCAGTCCAACTGGCCAAAGCAGCGGTGGCTGCCGGTATCAAGCTATTATTAAAGGAAGCGGGATTAAGCAAGCAAGCTTTGTCACAGATTCTCTTAGCAGGTGGTTTTGGCACGTATCTTAACCCAAACAACGCCCTGAGAATTGGTTTGCTGGGGAAAACAGCGAACACAACAAAACTGCAACAGGTAGGTAATGCAGCCGGGGTGGGAGCTGTGCTGCTGCTGCTTTCCTATCCCGCCAGGCAGAGGGCGGAGCAGCTTAGTCAAAAGTTTAGCCATTACGAATTGGCAACTAACGCCCATTTTCAAACTGTTTTTTTAGAACAAATGGCTTTTCCTGCCAACCGCTAA
- a CDS encoding homocysteine S-methyltransferase family protein, which yields MSFRARVKEEILVIDGAMGTLLQQRGLPAGWCPEEWNVSHPEVIKEVHKLYLKAGADIITTNTFGAIGSKLADYGLQERVKELNHAAVTLAKEAAKPYGALVAGSIGPLGKFLRPLGEMSFDEAYQLFFEQCRAMVEAEVDLILFETFGDIGEMRAALIAAADAGNVPVVASFTFDESGRTFTGTDPETAAVVVERLGVSAIGVNCSVGPRQLTGVVQKLTQSTNLPILVSPNAGMPEMVEGRTIFRETPELMADYAKQFVAYGASILGGCCGTTPEHIKAIGQAVKGLTIKPRNKFFGLRVASRVKTVAIHPAGLPVAIGERLNPTGKKALQAEIREGKTEITRRDALAQVEAGAAILDVNVGVGGVDQVAAMERAVNAVQVLVDAPLCIDSTDPLVIEQALKNYHGKALINSVNGEANSLKTILPLAKRYGAALIGLTLDDQGIPPTAEERLAVARKMLQQVEETGIPKHDLMIDTLVLTVSAQPEGVPETLKAIRYIKQELGLTTSLGVSNVSFGLPNRGLINTAFLAMALEAGLDAAILNPQDQRMMETLRAGAVLTGRDVRAEHYIAQEQANQGGGYTPQVQEVKANTPLEVLYQAVLSGDKDNVVDYINKALDSGLSPMELLDKALIPGIEEVGRRYGAGIYFLPQLMMAGETMTKSFERLKPELAQGTARKLGTVVLATVKGDIHDIGKNILGVMLANHGFEVIDLGKNVDNQVILQTAVEHRADIIALSALMTTTMVHMPDCIAKVKEAGLTCKVMVGGAAVTEQYAREIGADGYAVDAVEAVALAKKLVS from the coding sequence TTGTCCTTTCGGGCGAGAGTTAAAGAAGAGATTTTAGTGATTGATGGAGCTATGGGTACCCTGCTGCAGCAAAGGGGATTACCTGCGGGGTGGTGCCCCGAAGAGTGGAACGTTAGTCATCCTGAGGTAATTAAAGAAGTACATAAGCTCTACCTTAAGGCGGGAGCAGATATCATTACCACTAACACCTTTGGTGCCATTGGCAGTAAGCTGGCCGACTACGGTCTGCAGGAGCGGGTAAAGGAGTTAAACCATGCTGCTGTAACTTTGGCAAAAGAAGCAGCAAAGCCCTATGGGGCTTTGGTGGCTGGGTCCATCGGACCCCTGGGCAAATTCCTGCGACCCTTGGGTGAAATGTCCTTTGATGAGGCTTATCAATTGTTTTTTGAGCAGTGTCGGGCTATGGTGGAGGCCGAAGTAGACCTAATCCTCTTTGAGACCTTTGGGGATATTGGGGAAATGCGAGCGGCTTTAATTGCGGCAGCGGACGCTGGGAATGTGCCGGTGGTGGCCAGTTTTACCTTTGATGAATCCGGTCGTACCTTCACAGGCACCGATCCGGAAACCGCCGCAGTGGTGGTAGAACGGCTGGGAGTGTCAGCCATCGGGGTCAATTGTTCGGTGGGCCCCCGTCAACTTACGGGGGTGGTGCAGAAATTAACCCAGAGTACTAACCTGCCTATCCTGGTATCTCCCAATGCCGGTATGCCTGAAATGGTGGAGGGGCGCACCATTTTCCGGGAAACCCCTGAACTAATGGCCGACTATGCCAAACAATTTGTGGCATATGGGGCATCTATCCTGGGAGGTTGCTGTGGTACCACGCCGGAACATATTAAAGCCATTGGGCAGGCTGTCAAGGGACTAACCATCAAACCTAGAAACAAGTTCTTTGGCTTGCGTGTGGCCAGTCGGGTAAAAACCGTAGCCATTCATCCCGCGGGTTTGCCCGTGGCCATAGGTGAACGGTTGAACCCTACGGGCAAAAAAGCTCTCCAGGCAGAGATTCGGGAAGGTAAAACAGAGATTACCCGCCGGGATGCCCTGGCTCAGGTGGAAGCAGGGGCAGCCATTTTGGATGTCAATGTGGGTGTGGGCGGGGTTGATCAAGTGGCTGCCATGGAGCGGGCGGTCAATGCCGTACAAGTGTTGGTAGATGCCCCCCTTTGTATCGATAGTACCGACCCCTTGGTAATTGAGCAGGCTCTGAAAAATTATCATGGCAAGGCCCTGATTAATTCAGTCAACGGTGAAGCCAACAGCTTAAAAACTATTTTGCCCTTGGCCAAGCGCTATGGTGCAGCCCTTATTGGCTTAACCTTGGATGATCAAGGTATCCCCCCCACGGCAGAGGAACGGCTGGCTGTGGCTCGTAAAATGCTACAACAGGTAGAGGAAACAGGTATTCCCAAGCATGACTTAATGATCGATACTTTGGTGCTCACCGTCAGTGCTCAGCCGGAGGGGGTACCGGAGACCTTAAAAGCCATCAGGTATATTAAGCAGGAGCTGGGTTTAACCACCAGTTTAGGAGTAAGCAATGTTTCCTTCGGACTGCCTAACCGAGGTCTGATTAATACAGCCTTCTTGGCCATGGCCTTGGAAGCAGGACTGGATGCCGCTATTTTAAACCCACAGGATCAGCGGATGATGGAAACCTTACGGGCAGGCGCGGTACTCACCGGCCGGGATGTACGGGCCGAGCACTATATTGCCCAAGAACAGGCCAACCAGGGAGGTGGCTATACCCCGCAGGTGCAGGAAGTAAAGGCTAACACACCTTTGGAAGTTCTTTATCAGGCCGTGCTTTCCGGGGATAAGGATAATGTGGTGGATTATATTAATAAAGCCCTGGACAGTGGGTTAAGTCCCATGGAACTGCTGGATAAAGCCTTGATTCCCGGTATTGAAGAGGTAGGACGCAGGTACGGGGCGGGCATCTATTTCCTGCCACAGTTAATGATGGCCGGGGAAACCATGACTAAGAGCTTTGAACGGCTAAAGCCGGAGTTGGCCCAAGGGACGGCCAGGAAGCTAGGGACAGTGGTATTAGCCACGGTCAAGGGTGATATTCATGATATTGGCAAGAACATTCTCGGGGTAATGCTGGCAAACCATGGCTTCGAAGTTATTGACTTAGGTAAAAATGTTGACAACCAGGTTATTCTGCAAACTGCGGTGGAGCACCGGGCGGATATTATAGCCTTAAGTGCTTTGATGACTACCACCATGGTTCATATGCCCGATTGCATAGCTAAGGTTAAGGAAGCTGGCTTAACCTGCAAGGTTATGGTGGGGGGCGCCGCGGTAACTGAACAGTATGCCCGGGAAATAGGTGCCGATGGTTATGCCGTAGATGCGGTAGAGGCTGTGGCTTTGGCTAAAAAGCTGGTAAGCTAG
- a CDS encoding NAD(P)/FAD-dependent oxidoreductase — protein MVLTKAYDVIVVGGGPAGMLAAARAAELGARVLIIEKNDTLGRKMLITGGGRCNLTNNANLEETIANIPGNGKFVYSALHRFSGQDLRDLLKKLGLRTKVEEQGRVFPVTDRAADVLNTLLKYLQRLGVSIRYQSKVDALQIKDGCCQGVWLGEKMLAANAVVLATGGLSYPQTGSTGEGHKMAQRAGHTITPLYPAAVAITCHDPWIVQREVQGVSLPQVMITLYNEKGKLLASEIGDIIFTHWGLSGPGALRVGRVVALACAQGQGPLRGELDLFPQHTWQSLEQLIIEKAATGSKRSLKNIISTLLPERLSKVAITLSGLNPETPFDKLASDSLEVLVRLLKALPLKVTGTRPLAEATVTGGGVHIKEINPRTMASKLIHGLFFAGEIIDVDAHTGGFNMQVAFSTGYLAGEAAASLTQESS, from the coding sequence ATGGTATTGACCAAAGCCTATGATGTAATCGTAGTGGGTGGCGGACCGGCGGGTATGCTGGCAGCTGCCCGAGCCGCAGAATTGGGAGCCAGGGTGCTTATCATAGAAAAGAACGATACCCTGGGCAGAAAAATGCTCATCACCGGTGGCGGGCGTTGTAACTTAACCAATAATGCTAATCTGGAAGAAACCATCGCCAATATTCCCGGCAATGGTAAGTTTGTTTATAGCGCCCTGCATCGCTTTTCTGGACAAGATTTACGGGACTTGCTGAAAAAGTTGGGTTTGCGCACCAAGGTGGAGGAGCAGGGACGAGTTTTCCCTGTTACCGATCGGGCGGCAGATGTGTTAAATACGCTGTTAAAGTATTTACAGCGACTGGGAGTTAGTATTCGTTATCAAAGCAAGGTGGATGCTTTACAGATTAAAGATGGCTGCTGCCAAGGGGTTTGGCTAGGAGAGAAGATGTTAGCGGCCAATGCCGTGGTACTGGCCACAGGAGGGCTTTCCTATCCGCAAACCGGCAGCACAGGTGAGGGACACAAAATGGCCCAAAGGGCAGGTCATACCATTACGCCACTATATCCTGCGGCTGTGGCCATTACCTGCCATGATCCCTGGATTGTGCAAAGGGAGGTACAAGGAGTCTCCTTACCCCAGGTAATGATCACCCTTTATAATGAAAAGGGCAAGCTCTTGGCTTCTGAGATAGGGGATATTATATTTACCCATTGGGGTTTGTCCGGCCCCGGGGCGCTGCGTGTGGGACGGGTGGTGGCCCTGGCCTGTGCCCAGGGACAGGGGCCACTTAGGGGTGAGTTGGATTTATTTCCCCAACATACCTGGCAAAGCCTGGAGCAGCTGATTATAGAAAAGGCGGCTACTGGTAGCAAACGTTCCTTAAAGAATATTATTTCCACCCTCTTGCCAGAACGGTTAAGTAAAGTAGCCATAACCCTGTCCGGACTCAACCCGGAAACTCCCTTTGACAAACTAGCCTCTGATTCGTTAGAGGTTCTGGTTCGTTTGTTGAAAGCTCTGCCTCTGAAAGTTACGGGAACCAGGCCTTTAGCAGAGGCTACGGTAACCGGCGGCGGAGTACATATAAAGGAAATTAATCCCCGTACCATGGCCTCGAAGCTTATCCATGGTCTGTTCTTTGCCGGAGAAATTATTGATGTGGATGCCCACACCGGTGGTTTTAACATGCAGGTGGCCTTTAGTACCGGTTATCTGGCCGGGGAAGCGGCGGCTTCACTGACCCAGGAAAGTTCTTGA